The following are encoded together in the Capsulimonas corticalis genome:
- the modB gene encoding molybdate ABC transporter permease subunit translates to MDWFPFWLSLRVAGLATVLTVLLGSLIAWPLARARFWGRDLAIGVVNLPLVLPPTVLGYALLVGLGRRSVFGAWYEHLTGHSLVFTWEGAAVAACVASLPLFISQARVAIAAVEPDVIGAARTDGASGWPLVRSIFLPLAWPGLLAGTALAFARALGDFGATLMVAGDTPGVTQTMPLAIYDAVLSGDAGTVRAFVLLSTGLCLGVSLLAARLGRN, encoded by the coding sequence ATGGACTGGTTCCCCTTCTGGCTCTCCCTGCGCGTCGCCGGTCTCGCCACCGTCCTTACGGTCCTCCTGGGCTCCCTGATCGCCTGGCCGCTCGCGCGGGCGCGGTTCTGGGGGCGGGACCTCGCCATCGGCGTGGTCAATCTCCCTCTCGTGCTGCCGCCGACGGTTCTGGGATATGCGCTGCTGGTCGGCCTGGGGCGGCGGAGCGTGTTTGGGGCGTGGTATGAGCACCTGACGGGACACTCGCTGGTCTTCACCTGGGAGGGCGCGGCAGTCGCGGCGTGCGTGGCGAGTCTGCCGCTGTTCATCAGCCAGGCGCGTGTGGCGATTGCGGCGGTGGAGCCCGATGTCATCGGCGCCGCGCGCACCGACGGCGCATCCGGCTGGCCGCTGGTCCGATCGATCTTCCTGCCGCTCGCCTGGCCCGGTCTGCTCGCCGGAACCGCCCTCGCCTTCGCCCGCGCCCTCGGCGACTTCGGCGCGACATTGATGGTGGCGGGGGACACGCCGGGCGTCACCCAGACTATGCCCCTCGCCATCTACGACGCCGTCCTGAGCGGCGACGCCGGAACCGTGCGCGCCTTTGTGCTGCTGAGTACGGGATTATGCCTGGGAGTGAGCCTGCTGGCGGCGCGGCTGGGGCGGAATTAG
- a CDS encoding SGNH/GDSL hydrolase family protein, with protein MRLTKNSKLVMIGDSITDAGRAQPDGEGLGDALGHGYVALVDALLGATYPYHPIRIINKGTGGNTVRDLKRRWQADVIDLKPDFVSIMIGINDVWRQFDSPKQVDSHVYIEEYEATLNDLIARTKSAGATVILMTPFYIESNRDDAMRAQMDRYGEVVKRLALTHDSILVDTQAGFDSILSHIYSATLCWDRVHPSKTGHMAIARAFLNALDFEW; from the coding sequence ATGCGTTTGACAAAGAACAGTAAGCTGGTCATGATCGGCGATTCCATCACGGACGCCGGCCGCGCACAGCCGGATGGCGAAGGATTGGGCGATGCCCTGGGACATGGATATGTCGCCCTGGTGGACGCGCTCCTTGGCGCGACCTACCCTTACCACCCCATCCGAATTATCAACAAAGGCACGGGCGGCAATACCGTCCGCGACCTCAAGCGTCGCTGGCAGGCCGACGTGATCGACCTGAAGCCGGACTTCGTCTCGATTATGATCGGCATCAACGATGTCTGGCGCCAGTTCGATTCGCCCAAGCAAGTCGACTCGCACGTCTACATCGAAGAGTACGAAGCCACGCTCAATGACCTGATCGCCCGCACCAAGTCCGCCGGCGCGACTGTGATTCTGATGACGCCGTTCTACATCGAATCCAACCGCGACGACGCCATGCGCGCGCAGATGGACCGCTACGGCGAAGTCGTCAAGCGCCTCGCGCTCACGCACGACAGCATTCTGGTCGATACCCAGGCCGGCTTCGACAGCATCCTCAGCCACATCTACTCCGCGACGCTCTGCTGGGACCGCGTCCACCCCAGCAAAACCGGACACATGGCGATCGCGCGCGCATTTTTGAACGCGCTCGATTTCGAGTGGTAA
- a CDS encoding energy transducer TonB yields MAPSTLPPPTQNSSAHGGLAEDRPSRRLAWAVTASLAANALLWWQAARILPHTTPSPTVIEVTRVVPPKPEHRRPEPKPRVVPPKPKPIVPPPPLPRAVHTPPRVTARPIPQPLRPVPRHAPPAGAHSHVLTARPDHAAPAPQDHTALAGGGANLGAPLGHQNAGGAHTEAPPQPAPVAPPAPAPEPPRPAPQAPVEAAKPEPPKPAPPPAPAGPTQDAEPSNQEKPEIPDELKQDTFKSFVRVKVEIEADGSFTPTLRTSSGNAEIDRRVLAALQRWRWKPALQNGAPVHSTQLFRFEFEVE; encoded by the coding sequence ATGGCTCCTAGCACGCTGCCTCCGCCCACGCAAAACTCAAGCGCCCATGGCGGCCTTGCGGAAGACCGGCCGAGCCGACGCCTTGCCTGGGCCGTGACGGCGTCGCTCGCCGCGAACGCCCTGCTCTGGTGGCAGGCGGCGCGCATCCTGCCCCATACGACGCCGTCGCCGACAGTCATCGAAGTCACGCGCGTCGTCCCGCCGAAGCCCGAGCATCGTCGCCCTGAGCCCAAGCCGCGCGTGGTCCCGCCGAAGCCAAAGCCGATCGTTCCTCCCCCGCCGCTCCCGCGCGCGGTTCACACTCCGCCCCGAGTCACGGCGCGTCCCATCCCGCAGCCGCTGAGACCCGTGCCGCGTCACGCCCCGCCGGCGGGGGCGCACAGCCATGTGCTGACCGCGCGTCCCGACCATGCGGCGCCGGCTCCTCAGGATCATACGGCGCTCGCGGGCGGCGGCGCGAACCTTGGAGCGCCTCTGGGCCACCAGAACGCCGGCGGCGCGCACACGGAAGCGCCCCCGCAGCCCGCGCCCGTCGCGCCGCCGGCTCCCGCGCCGGAGCCGCCAAGGCCCGCGCCGCAAGCGCCCGTGGAAGCGGCCAAACCCGAACCGCCTAAACCGGCGCCGCCGCCCGCTCCCGCCGGGCCAACGCAGGACGCCGAGCCGTCCAATCAGGAAAAGCCGGAGATTCCGGACGAGCTCAAGCAGGATACGTTCAAATCCTTCGTCCGCGTGAAAGTAGAGATCGAGGCGGACGGCAGCTTCACCCCGACTCTGCGCACGTCATCGGGCAACGCCGAGATCGATCGGCGGGTTCTGGCCGCCCTGCAACGCTGGCGCTGGAAGCCGGCCCTGCAAAATGGGGCTCCGGTCCACAGCACGCAGCTCTTCCGCTTCGAATTCGAGGTGGAATGA
- a CDS encoding ExbD/TolR family protein, translating to MEFKRRRELKRTKIEIIPMIDTIFFLLVFFMLSSLALTRLDGLPVNLPKAATATKQQANDLTVTIDKSKQIYVNKTPVTMATLGAALLAAAGPQADLNTASVVINADLTVPHGLVVGSIDEARKVGISRFSIATDPEAGNGS from the coding sequence GTGGAATTCAAACGGCGCCGCGAGCTTAAGCGCACCAAGATCGAGATCATTCCGATGATCGATACGATCTTCTTTCTGCTCGTCTTTTTCATGCTTTCGTCGCTGGCGCTCACGCGCCTGGACGGCCTGCCCGTCAACCTGCCCAAAGCCGCGACCGCGACCAAGCAGCAGGCGAACGATCTGACCGTGACGATCGACAAGAGCAAGCAGATCTATGTGAACAAAACGCCGGTGACGATGGCGACGCTCGGCGCGGCGCTGCTCGCGGCGGCCGGCCCGCAGGCGGACCTGAACACGGCGTCGGTGGTGATCAACGCCGATCTGACCGTCCCTCATGGCCTGGTCGTCGGCAGCATTGATGAGGCGCGCAAGGTCGGGATCAGCCGCTTCTCGATCGCCACGGATCCGGAGGCCGGCAATGGCTCCTAG
- a CDS encoding MotA/TolQ/ExbB proton channel family protein: MEKILHFIHAGGFIMIPLLLLSIAAVAVIAERIAAFSQFGDTAPGLLDKAIALCRAGKDTEALQACEAKRGPVAACLSVVLRHAHQPVREVERLVEETGQDHFIRLERFLPVLDTATTIAPLMGLLGTILGMIGAFNAIAAQQHHGNSDAVLGGVSEALYATATGLVIAVVCFVAYNYFAARLRTVTAETEQAATKLINVLVERRHQQHADHGSLNVDGNMKEDNRGIQTAPRA; encoded by the coding sequence ATGGAAAAGATATTGCACTTTATTCACGCCGGCGGGTTTATCATGATCCCGCTGCTGCTGCTCTCCATCGCCGCAGTGGCGGTGATCGCGGAGCGGATCGCGGCGTTTAGTCAGTTTGGGGATACCGCGCCGGGGCTGCTCGACAAAGCCATCGCGCTTTGCCGCGCGGGCAAGGATACGGAGGCGCTGCAAGCCTGCGAGGCAAAGCGCGGGCCGGTGGCGGCGTGTTTGAGCGTTGTGCTGCGGCACGCCCATCAGCCGGTGCGGGAAGTGGAGCGTTTGGTGGAGGAGACCGGGCAGGATCACTTTATTCGATTGGAGCGATTTCTGCCGGTGCTGGACACCGCCACGACGATCGCGCCGCTGATGGGTCTGCTGGGCACCATTCTGGGCATGATCGGGGCGTTCAACGCCATCGCCGCGCAGCAGCATCACGGCAACAGCGACGCGGTGCTGGGCGGCGTCAGCGAGGCGCTCTACGCGACCGCGACGGGGTTGGTGATCGCCGTCGTCTGCTTTGTCGCCTACAACTACTTCGCCGCGCGCCTGCGCACGGTCACCGCCGAGACCGAGCAGGCCGCGACGAAATTGATCAACGTTCTGGTCGAGCGGCGCCATCAGCAGCACGCCGATCACGGCAGCCTGAACGTTGATGGAAACATGAAAGAGGACAACCGTGGAATTCAAACGGCGCCGCGAGCTTAA